Within Candidatus Bathyarchaeia archaeon, the genomic segment GGCGTTGAAAAGGCTGGGTTAAGTTTAGCTACTTTTAACCGCCTTCTCCAACGCCTCTATGCTCGCCTCGATGGGCTCCGGCATGGCCCATAAACCTTTTAACGCCTCAACCTCCTTCAACCCATGACCCGTGAGGACGCATACTACCTTCTCGTCCCTATCGATAAGGCGATCCTCGATTAAGGGGTTTAAAGCTGCGACGGCGATGGCGCCGGAGGGCTCAGCGAACACGCCCTCAAGACGAGCCAAAGACTTTAAAGCCTCCAAAGTTTTCTCATCTTCCACGGCGACGGCGTGGCCTCCCGTCTCCTTTATGGCTCTTAACGCTGGAAAGCCTGTTGGAGGATATCCAACCCTGATGCCTGAAGCCACCGTAACCGGTTGGTCTACAGCCTTGATCTCATCAGATCGCGCTTCAAAAGCCTTCACCAGCGGAGCGGACTCAGCGGCTTGAACACCGATCATCCTGGGCAAGGTGTCGATCAAGCCTAGTTGAAGCAAATCCTTAAACCCCTTCTCCATGGCGTATAGGTTATCTCCCCCTCCAACGGGGACTACCATGCAGTCAGGTGGCTTCTTCAAGGCTTGATAAACCTCGTAGCTGCTCGTCTTAGCGCCCTCGACCTGCAGAGGGTTATAAGCCGCTGAGGTGGGCATGGGCGTCCATCCCCACTTCTCGTTAGCCGCTTTGAGCAATCCCAGTGCCGCGTCCACGGTTCCTTTCACGGCTACGATTTTGGCCCCATACATGGCAACTTGAGTTAGCTTCGCTGGACTTGCTCCCTCGGGAACGAGTACTACGCATTTGAAACCAGCGACAGTGGAGTAAGCGGCAAGTGATGTAGCCGCGTTACCAGTCGAGGCGATCACTACCGTTTTAACACCCCTCTCCCTCGCAATCGTAACCCCCACTGAGATGGCTCTGTCCTTGAAGGACCCCGTCGGGTTCCGGGTCTCATCTTTAAAGTAGAGGCTTCTCAAACCCAGTTTCTCGCCAAGCCTTCTAGACTTGAGTAGAGGTGTATTTCCCTCACCTAGGCTAACGGCCAATTCAGGGTTTTTCACGGGCAAAAACCATCGAAACCGTTCAATCAACGTCCTCCCCTTCCCAAACCCCTCGAAGGTGAAATCCTCCTTCAGCCTTTTCCAGTCATATTCAACCGTTAGAACTCCGTCGCAGACGCAGGTGAATAAACGATTCAACGAGTAAGTGACTCCGCATCTAGAGCATTTGAGAACAGTAGCGTACGTAAAACTCCCCACCCATATTTCTCCATATGTGCAATCCATTCTTATTGGAGGTTTTATTAAAAATTTTAGAAAATAGCCTCCACCCCTTTTCTCATCATTTCAAAGCTGAGTTTCGAGACGTTTTGTTGAAAGTTGAATTTGAGATAAGATCTCAGACTGTGACCTATCCGTGAAGCGGAGGTTTAGCCTACTTAAATTCCGATATATGTTTCAAGCAAGCGCCTTCTACTTTATCTATACTAAATTTTCTCATGCCTTCTTTTCTCACCCATACGCTCGCCCATTCTACATACGCTGTTTAGGGTTTAGAGGCTCCTCAAAATTTTCAAAGCTTTCTTCCTGAAGTTGTCTTCGTATTTTTTCAAATATCCTTCTAACTTCTTTCTGTCTATTTTCCCAGCAAATCTTTTCATTACGCTTTCATTCATATCGCCGAAGTAGATTATGTCGATTAGCGTTTTTTCAACATCGCTCACGGGAAGTATGAATTCACCGCTTGTGATGTAATCATATCCGAAAAGATATTTTGGGGATATCCTCCTTACCCACACATTCTGCCCGAGTACCCTTCTCACGCCGGTTCGAACTTTTCTCACAGTAACTACGATAGGGTTTGTCTCCTGTTCCCAAAGGTTGTGGAAGCTCATGGCGTCCTGCAGACCTAGGTACGCTGGCTTTAAACAGTAAACAATCAGGGAGGGCTCTTCATACACCGTGTAGTAGCCTCTCGTTAACCTGTGTATCTCCCTTTTCTTTAAAAGGTGGTTCATAAGGATGTAAGCGTAGTTTCTGTTTGGTAAAAGCGTGGATATCGAACTCATATTCGCGATGGGTGTTTTTTTGAGGTATTCCCTAACCATATCGATGTGTTTGCCTTTCATCTGCTCACTCTCCTCACATATTCTACGATGTCGTCTTTGGTGGGGATGGCCCCGAACATGATCAG encodes:
- a CDS encoding threonine synthase, giving the protein MDCTYGEIWVGSFTYATVLKCSRCGVTYSLNRLFTCVCDGVLTVEYDWKRLKEDFTFEGFGKGRTLIERFRWFLPVKNPELAVSLGEGNTPLLKSRRLGEKLGLRSLYFKDETRNPTGSFKDRAISVGVTIARERGVKTVVIASTGNAATSLAAYSTVAGFKCVVLVPEGASPAKLTQVAMYGAKIVAVKGTVDAALGLLKAANEKWGWTPMPTSAAYNPLQVEGAKTSSYEVYQALKKPPDCMVVPVGGGDNLYAMEKGFKDLLQLGLIDTLPRMIGVQAAESAPLVKAFEARSDEIKAVDQPVTVASGIRVGYPPTGFPALRAIKETGGHAVAVEDEKTLEALKSLARLEGVFAEPSGAIAVAALNPLIEDRLIDRDEKVVCVLTGHGLKEVEALKGLWAMPEPIEASIEALEKAVKSS